Within Paenibacillus sp. RUD330, the genomic segment GACCGGGGACAGCATTCATTTATCCGACTACCGCGGCCGAGCGGTGCTCGTCCACTTTTGGGCCAGCTGGTGCGTTCCTTGCGTCACGGAGCTGCCCTTGATCAGCGAAGCAGCCCGCTCGGCTCTGGCTGGAAACACGACGGCCGTTCTGGCCGTCAATGCAGGGGAAAGCCGCGGAACGATTCATGAATTTCTGGATGCCAATCATATCGACATGCCCGTATTCGTGGATATAACGGGGGAAGCGGTCAGCGCCTTTCGGGCGAAGGCGCTTCCGACTTCCATTCTGATCTCTCCGGAAGGAAAGATCGTCCGCATTGTCCAAGGACAATTTCAAAGTGTCGCGGACATTGAGAAATCCCTTGCTGAGGCATTATGAATACCGAAAAACCCGCTTCGATCGAAGCGGGTTTTTTTATCGTATCCATTTTCTAGCCGCAATGAATGCTTGAGATTGCTGCCCGGTGACTCCAAAGAGTCATGTTCTTTTCATCCCGCTGCTGCACAATGGGGGAACAAGGACAAAGAAGCAGGTGAAGAAGACGATGGAAACAAGAGTAAAGGTGCTTGTCGTGGATGACCACTCCATGGCGCGCGAAGGCGTTCGAGAGCTTTTAAAGGAAGATTCCGCTTTTGTCATCGTGGGAGAAGCTTCAAGCGGGAAGGAAGGCTTGGAGCTGGTCAGGCTGCTGCAGCCGGACTTGATTCTGATGGATATCCGCATGGCTGGAATGGACGGCCTGGAGACGACAAAACGGATCAAGATGGTCTACCCCTGGATCAAGATCGTGATGATGACCGTTTCGGATGATATATCCGATCTGTTCGAGGCAGTAAAAAAAGGGGCGCAGGGATACCTGCTCAAAAACCTGCAACCCGGAACCTGGCTGAGCTATCTAAGAGCGATCGTATCCGATGAAACCCCCATGTCCAAAGAGCTCGCTTCCATGGTCTTAAAGGAATTTCAAGCCTATCCTGCCGATTATTCCGCCGTGTCGCCTTTAACGAACAGGGAACGTGAAATTCTTTCCTGCGTGGCCAAAGGGCTGATCAATAAAAAGATTGCGGAGGAGCTGACGATCTCCGAGCATACCGTCAAAAATCACTTGAAGAACATCCTGGCCAAGCTTCAGCTCGCCAATCGGGTCCAGCTGACGCGGTATGCTTACGAGCAAGGTCTTATAGACCGCGACGTCCTGCCGCCGGATCGTCATCGGTTCTAGCCTGGGCATGCCGGTCACCGCTGAAGTCTCTCGATCAACCGGTACCCTTCTCCGCGAACCGTCTGGATCCATTTCGAAGATCCCGGCAGGGCTTCTTCCAGCTTGGCCCTTAAATTCATGATGTGGGTATCGATCGTCCTGGCATGAATAGATGGACTCCGCAAGTTTTTTCGAAAAGCGGAAGAGCGTGTGCGGATCAAGAGCTCGTTTCTGGAAAGCACTTGATTCGGACAGTTTCTCAGGCAGGAGAGGAGCTCGAACTCCATGGGCGCCAGTACGACCGGCTTATTGTGAATCCAACAGATCAGGTGAGCCGGATCAAGCTTCAGTAAATAGGGTCGTCTCGACTTATGGAGGGGAGAAAGCACGGCAAAGGATCGGTACACAAGGGCATTCACCCGCAGGACAAGCTCCTTTTCGCTGATCGGCCAGCTGATGCAATCATCCGCGCCATTCTCGAACGCCTGGATAGAAGACGATTTCTGCTCCTCGGCTCGGAGCAGAATAAAAGAAGCTTCTGTTTGCTTTTTAACTTCGCAGCAGATCGTGCAGCCGTCAATATCCTTAAGATTGGATTCGGCGAGGACGACATCGTAAGGCTCCTGAAGTGCTTGGAGAAGTCCGCCTGCTCCGTCCCCTTCGACGCGAACCGTCCAGTTCGCCTTCAAGCCGCTGCGCATGACTTGATTGCGAACGGAAGGCTTCTCGCTGATGACCAGAATGCTTGGCCGCTTCATGGCATCCCCCTACTTCTGTTCAGACAGCCATAGAGTGAGGTTGACGATATCGTTCTCCTCCAGCTTGGATTTGAAGCCGGGCATGCCGCCGCCTCCTTGACTGATCTGCCGGTATAGCTGCTCTTTGCTCCAGCTGCTTCCGATCGTCTTCAGGGAAGGCCCCATGCCTCCTTGGAGATTGCCTCCATGGCATGGAAGGCAGCTGGACTTGTAGATGGTTGCCGCAGCTGCCGCATCTGCGGGCGTGCTCGAAAATGCCGCGTTGTCCTGGACTGCCGTCCGCTGCGGTTCAGGCAGGCGGAACGAGAGCAAATAGACAGCCAGGACAGCCGCTAGAAGAAGGACAATCCCCATGAACCATTTCATGATTTAGTTCGCTCCTTCCATGACCTCGTTCTGAATTCTTTCTGTCAGTGATGATGCCCGCCGGCAGCAGGGGTGGAGGGGGCATCGTTTTCTTGCTTTTCAAGCTCGGTCAAATGCTTGGAGGCCTGTGCGCCGATCGCAAAGCGCTTTGCCGGCATAATCTCATATTCCGCTGATATACCGCTGAATTTCACCCTGTAAACCCCTTCCTTATCGAAAGCAGGTGAAGCCGTATACAAACCCGGAGAGGACATCACGCCCGGAACGGTGAGAGGAGGGGAGGAGCCGTCCTCCGGCCAGAATTGGAACTGGGCTTTGTAAAAGCCTTCGTACGGCTTGCCGTTTTCTTCGACCTGGATGGAAAACGTCTTGTCCATGCCCAGCTTCAGGTCAGTAGGCACTTTCATATCCACGCTAAGATAAGGAATAAAGCCGTTGGCATCTCGTCCGGACATATCGGCCGTGCAGCCGCTGAACAGGAGGGAACTCGCCGCGATCATCATTCCAGCTATGCGTTTTTTTCTTTTCAACTGCGATTCCTCCTAGGAAGAGAGCCAGCGGCGCAGAGCCGGGATCCGCGAAATGAGTACAAGGTCGACAATCAAGATGGCCATTATGGAGAGGCCGACGAGCGGCATAAGGATGCCTAGTACAGCCATGATGGCCAGAACGCCGATCATGACGCCTTTCTCTTTGGGCTTGCGGGGGGCGCCTAATGTGCCTGAAGGCTTTCGCTTGCGCCACATGACATAGGATCCGGCCGAAATAAGCACAAGGCCGAGGCATGTCACTAGTCCGATGATCTGATTGGCCAGACCGAACAGCCTGCCTTCATGAAGAGCGATACCCAGGGTGATCAGCTTTGCCATAACACCGAAGTCCTGGTAGCGGACATCGGTAAGGACGGCGCCGCTGTATGGGTCCACATGCAGAGTGACTTCTTTTCCCGGCTTTACATGATCGGTAGATACGCTGTATACGCCGGAGTCACCCCTCGGCATGGTTATCGTATAAGGCTTAAGGACATGTTGACGCTCCGCAATGGCGGCGATTTCGTTCATAGACAGCCTTACATAACCGCCCGAGATGGAATTCGGCACGGGCGTATTTTCGGCCGCCCATGGAATATTGTCCGCAATATCCTTGGCGACAGTAATGGATTCCGGCTGCCCCGAAAAAAGGTATGCGTAGGGAGGTGTATTGGTATTGGTGGCGTTGGCCGCCCGATCGATCTGT encodes:
- a CDS encoding cytochrome c produces the protein MKWFMGIVLLLAAVLAVYLLSFRLPEPQRTAVQDNAAFSSTPADAAAAATIYKSSCLPCHGGNLQGGMGPSLKTIGSSWSKEQLYRQISQGGGGMPGFKSKLEENDIVNLTLWLSEQK
- a CDS encoding response regulator transcription factor, which encodes METRVKVLVVDDHSMAREGVRELLKEDSAFVIVGEASSGKEGLELVRLLQPDLILMDIRMAGMDGLETTKRIKMVYPWIKIVMMTVSDDISDLFEAVKKGAQGYLLKNLQPGTWLSYLRAIVSDETPMSKELASMVLKEFQAYPADYSAVSPLTNREREILSCVAKGLINKKIAEELTISEHTVKNHLKNILAKLQLANRVQLTRYAYEQGLIDRDVLPPDRHRF
- a CDS encoding FixH family protein encodes the protein MKRKKRIAGMMIAASSLLFSGCTADMSGRDANGFIPYLSVDMKVPTDLKLGMDKTFSIQVEENGKPYEGFYKAQFQFWPEDGSSPPLTVPGVMSSPGLYTASPAFDKEGVYRVKFSGISAEYEIMPAKRFAIGAQASKHLTELEKQENDAPSTPAAGGHHH
- a CDS encoding TlpA disulfide reductase family protein, which produces MLTLLFLAAALLATVATIADHRPQGTGASVKEGSAAPDIGVKSLTGDSIHLSDYRGRAVLVHFWASWCVPCVTELPLISEAARSALAGNTTAVLAVNAGESRGTIHEFLDANHIDMPVFVDITGEAVSAFRAKALPTSILISPEGKIVRIVQGQFQSVADIEKSLAEAL
- a CDS encoding response regulator transcription factor; protein product: MKRPSILVISEKPSVRNQVMRSGLKANWTVRVEGDGAGGLLQALQEPYDVVLAESNLKDIDGCTICCEVKKQTEASFILLRAEEQKSSSIQAFENGADDCISWPISEKELVLRVNALVYRSFAVLSPLHKSRRPYLLKLDPAHLICWIHNKPVVLAPMEFELLSCLRNCPNQVLSRNELLIRTRSSAFRKNLRSPSIHARTIDTHIMNLRAKLEEALPGSSKWIQTVRGEGYRLIERLQR